In a single window of the Elaeis guineensis isolate ETL-2024a chromosome 6, EG11, whole genome shotgun sequence genome:
- the LOC105047141 gene encoding protein ACCELERATED CELL DEATH 6-like, whose product MLPAQRGLAMDHLMEKHGLSAQKTKNIDLTPTYVSVFEAHKVAETLIKERMTATTVQIDSNFEVLQSEIQPLRIAINSRLLKAARSGEMKILNELLQQELTQNNTNCLLGVTLEGNTALHIAASRGYAEFAWEICRRKRSLLTAPNTRLDTPLHSAARAGNVEIVSHIIHFASEDGIKHRVLRARNRDESNALHEAAQYNHVRVAKVLMEQDAELASMLNGAGMSPLYLAVMTGSFDVAKVLLRSFSWESASLASFAGPNKKTALHVSVFVRQGITRDILQQKASLAKEVDSSGRTPLHYAASDGHHGVMKLLLKHDRSSAYLSDVDGLFPIHIAARMGNFNGVYHILEQCPDTDELLDKEGKNFLHAAFQKGQFDLVKKLICRRRGLKKLLNNRDYEGNTPLHTVVENSDQRSVHFLLREETLCVNVMNNAGFTPLDLAFAKLDEGLHFLMNGEVCIASCLALMKGLSGPRGKHDLKRAELSSDEAKENPSCKEISTSKKDKEFKKCVNLCRNFAIASVLIATVTFAAGFTLPGGYIADDHAGHGTAVLAKRYTFKVFLISDAFALVCSIIATFWFTFAGTSAVDKRTRGRALRGAMSYLWGALTGMSTAFAMGIYVVLAPSSKHISMLLCSSVLSIPFFACMVAYRNVYSVARTIIIRQGFVHWIWPTMPPYVQKRFHRLTIYGGGIFPILYGLLSYEAAFFLLAML is encoded by the exons ATGTTACCTGCCCAGCGTGGTTTGGCCATGGACCACCTAATGGAAAAACACGGTCTTTCTGCACAAAAAACCAAAAACATTGACTTGACCCCAACATATGTTTCCG TGTTTGAAGCACACAAAGTTGCTGAGACTTTGATCAAGGAAAGAATGACTGCTACAACAGTACAAATAGATTCTAATTTTGAAGTTCTTCAGAGCGAAATCCAACCCCTCCGTATAGCCATTAATTCTAGACTGCTCAAAGCAGCAAGATCAGGAGAAATGAAAATTCTAAATGAATTGCTACAACAAGAAT TAACACAAAATAATACCAATTGCCTCCTCGGAGTTACATTGGAGGGGAACACAGCCCTCCATATAGCTGCTAGCCGAGGATATGCAGAGTTTGCCTGGGAGATTTGTCGCAGAAAGAGATCGCTTTTGACAGCACCAAATACAAGGCTCGACACTCCGCTGCACTCCGCTGCAAGGGCTGGGAATGTTGAGATAGTTTCCCATATCATCCACTTCGCGAGTGAGGATGGGATCAAACACAGAGTGTTGAGGGCGAGGAATAGGGACGAGTCCAATGCTTTACATGAGGCTGCCCAATATAACCATGTGCGCGTTGCTAAAGTACTGATGGAGCAGGATGCCGAACTAGCATCCATGTTGAACGGTGCCGGCATGTCACCGCTCTATTTGGCCGTCATGACAGGATCCTTTGATGTGGCTAAAGTCTTGCTACGATCTTTCTCCTGGGAGAGTGCTTCCCTAGCATCCTTCGCAGGTCCTAACAAGAAAACGGCTTTACATGTATCAGTCTTTGTAAGACAAG GAATTACGCGAGACATATTGCAACAGAAGGCATCGCTCGCCAAAGAAGTCGATTCCTCAGGGAGAACTCCTCTTCATTATGCAGCTTCGGATGGTCATCATGGTGTCATGAAGCTATTATTAAAGCATGATCGCTCTTCAGCCTACCTATCAGATGTCGATGGCTTATTTCCTATACATATTGCAGCTAGGATGGGCAACTTTAACGGAGTTTATCACATCTTAGAACAGTGCCCAGATACCGATGAATTATTAGACAAGGAGGGGAAGAATTTCCTTCATGCCGCTTTTCAAAAAGGACAGTTTGATTTGGTCAAAAAACTTATCTGCAGGAGACGGGGTCTCAAGAAGTTGTTAAATAATCGGGATTATGAGGGGAATACACCGTTACACACAGTTGTTGAGAACAGTGATCAACGGAGTGTGCATTTTCTTCTGCGGGAGGAAACCCTATGCGTCAATGTTATGAATAATGCCGGCTTCACCCCTCTCGACTTGGCTTTCGCAAAGTTGGATGAAGGCCTCCACTTCCTAATG AATGGAGAAGTCTGCATTGCTAGCTGCTTGGCTCTAATGAAGGGTCTGTCTGGTCCACGAGGAAAGCATGACTTAAAAAGGGCTGAATTATCCAGCGATGAGGCCAAAGAGAATCCATCGTGCAAAGAAATATCAACCAGCAAAAAGGACAAAGAATTCAAGAAATGCGTGAATTTATGCAGAAATTTTGCAATCGCTTCGGTGTTGATTGCTACGGTTACATTTGCTGCTGGTTTCACTCTCCCTGGGGGGTATATAGCTGATGATCATGCAGGCCATGGCACAGCAGTTCTTGCAAAAAGGTATACCTTCAAGGTATTCCTAATCTCAGATGCCTTCGCGTTGGTCTGCTCCATCATAGCCACATTCTGGTTCACGTTTGCGGGAACATCGGCAGTTGATAAACGCACTCGCGGACGAGCCCTTAGGGGGGCCATGTCTTATCTATGGGGGGCATTGACTGGCATGTCCACTGCATTCGCAATGGGTATATATGTAGTGTTGGCTCCCAGCAGCAAGCATATCAGCATGCTTTTATGCAGCAGTGTTCTTTCAATCCCTTTTTTCGCTTGCATGGTAGCATATCGCAACGTGTATAGTGTTGCGAGAACAATAATAATTAGGCAAGGGTTTGTGCATTGGATTTGGCCAACCATGCCTCCGTATGTTCAGAAACGTTTTCATCGTCTCACGATATATGGTGGGGGTATCTTTCCTATCCTATATGGATTATTGTCATATGAAGCTGCCTTTTTCCTATTAGCGATGCTCTAG